A stretch of the Ananas comosus cultivar F153 linkage group 14, ASM154086v1, whole genome shotgun sequence genome encodes the following:
- the LOC109720114 gene encoding uncharacterized protein LOC109720114, with protein MAKIEAKLLIDKTTNKVVYAETDECFVDTLLSFLTLPLGKIVVLLNPNPSPTPSPNPNHSPNPNPNPSSAFPIGCIGNLHHSVDRLDPGFFRTQACRSMLLSPRSAATPAAMEHAIEALRIDPDQDRRRRSVHVCPEWTCATGDHKSYSLAPHTLCSCGRVMSKRATVVGGGDGDGDGDDGVFVRGKGVRYIVTDDLRVMKSCASNCLALLQRLGIKSSGALHHKNVKIGRDEVLKLLKQSLISTTPLSDVFVSNWWAMLNQQKVSSKMHYFRAPTAAKSISSAATTKSQEIRITVLQNKSTNKVAYAEAGEDFLDLIFSFLVLPLGLVIKLLAGSSSIGCIDNLYHSIDELSVCYECIKSEECKSALMSPKLPPHFSVEKGLLNVEEAPAQVLTFISCEGCCKKGSSDPQDKAKNLCSKSNKCTETVALTVVNPKRSILSEEIAQKPLTTAESGGGYVKGPMRFLVSDNLGVMPFCSIDGLDAVRDSKGNIDDLEVVKVNVGPGEALDLLKASLVSHRALTDAFLSGHSQAQ; from the exons ATGGCGAAGATCGAGGCGAAGCTCCTCATCGACAAGACGACGAACAAGGTGGTGTACGCGGAGACCGACGAGTGCTTCGTCGACACCCTCCTCAGCTTCCTCACCCTCCCACTAGGCAAGATCGTCGTCCTcctcaaccctaaccctagccctaccCCTAGCCCCAACCCTAACCatagccctaaccctaaccctaaccctagctccgCCTTCCCCATCGGCTGCATTGGCAATCTCCACCACAGCGTCGATCGCCTCGACCCCGGCTTCTTCCGCACCCAAGCGTGCCGCTCCATGCTCCTCTCCCCCCGCTCCGCCGCCACCCCCGCCGCCATGGAGCATGCGATCGAAGCCCTAAGGATCGACCCAGACCAGGATCGGCGACGGCGATCGGTCCACGTGTGCCCGGAGTGGACCTGCGCCACCGGGGACCACAAGAGCTACAGCCTTGCCCCGCACACGCTCTGCTCTTGTGGGCGCGTCATGTCTAAGAGGGCGACGGTAGTTGGCGGGGGCgatggcgacggcgacggcgacgatgGGGTTTTCGTGAGGGGGAAGGGGGTTAGGTATATCGTCACAGATGATCTCCGTGTGATGAAGAGTTGCGCATCGAATTGTTTGGCGCTGCTGCAAAGGCTCGGGATCAAGAGCTCAGGTGCTCTTCACCATAAGAACGTCAAGATCGGGAGAGATGAG GTTTTGAAGCTACTTAAGCAGTCGCTAATCTCCACGACGCCTTTGTCTGATGTCTTTGTAAGTAACTGGTGGGCCATGCTTAATCAACAAAAAGTATCATCTAAAATGCATTATTTCAGAGCACCAACTGCTGCAAAATCAATATCCTCAGCGGCAACCACTAAATCACAGGAAATAAGAATAACAGTTCTTCAGAATAAGTCGACGAATAAAGTGGCTTATGCCGAAGCAGGGGAGGACTTCTTGGACCTTATATTCAGTTTCTTGGTGCTGCCGCTTGGATTGGTAATAAAGCTCCTGGCTGGAAGCAGTTCCATTGGATGTATCGACAACCTTTATCACAGCATAGACGAACTAAGTGTCTGCTATGAGTGCATCAAGTCGGAGGAATGCAAGTCCGCACTGATGTCGCCCAAGCTCCCGCCCCATTTTAGTGTTGAGAAAGGTTTATTGAATGTTGAAGAAGCACCAGCTCAGGTGTTAACATTTATTTCGTGCGAGGGTTGCTGCAAAAAAGGGTCATCTGATCCTCAGGACAAAGCAAAGAATCTTTGCTCAAAATCGAACAAATGCACAGAAACGGTTGCTCTAACAGTTGTTAATCCAAAAAGATCCATTTTATCAGAGGAAATTGCACAGAAGCCTCTAACAACAGCGGAAAGTGGGGGAGGGTATGTGAAGGGGCCGATGAGATTCTTGGTCTCAGATAATTTGGGCGTGATGCCGTTTTGTAGCATCGACGGCTTGgatgctgtgagggactcaaaGGGAAATATCGATGATCTAGAGGTGGTAAAGGTCAATGTAGGCCCGGGAGAG GCTCTAGACCTGCTGAAAGCTTCTTTGGTTTCCCATAGAGCTCTAACTGATGCCTTCCTTTCTGGTCACTCCCAAGCACAATGA
- the LOC109720113 gene encoding uncharacterized protein LOC109720113: MVFRWSTVEPGIRRRRAASRSSERLLPGHCEEAGRGCVFAVLDIAPRIVAVENLPSTVSISARSPRRSVGSRRNLVHWILDCERIPRSPHLQFLDELGDRSRWSLRNPAASQVAEAEFAARKLHLRATGFGYCAVCGPGSSSLLLFVVGKYLSPIERQPTSYAPSNRTRNVELPGNKDYRAYLSWHCKPRGIHRPTPGGELVSWVQCEAKRKFLGTLYKFIQPYITSSPIVLPDVMKDFSLIMNMRR; the protein is encoded by the exons ATGGTGTTT AGGTGGAGCACGGTTGAGCCGGGgattcgccgacgtcgcgccgcgagccgttcgagcgAGCGTTTGTTGCCGGGGCATTGCGaagaggccgggcgagggtgcgtctTCGCCGTCCTGGACATCGCGCCGAGGATTGTCGCTGTTGAG AATCtaccgtcgactgttagtatttcggctcgttctccgcgtaggagcgtcggatcgcgacgaaacttggttcatTGGATTCTAGACTGCGAGAGGATTCCACGGAGCCCTcacttgcaatttttggacGAG CTCGGCGACCGGTCTAGGTGGTCCCTGAGGAATCCAGCAGCATCGCAGGTGGCCGAGGCTGAGTTCGCTGCCAGGAAATTGcacttgag agccacaggtttcggctactGCGCCGTCtgcggaccaggatcgag ctccctactactgttcgtagtaggtAAATACCTTTCTCCTATAGAGAGGCAACCAACTAGCTACGCCCCCAGCAACCGCACTAGAAACGTTGAGCTGCCG GGCAACAAAGATTATCGGGCCTACTTAAGCTGGCACTGCAAGCCTCGAGGCATCCACCGGCCCACCCCGGGCGGAGAGCTGGTCAGCTGGGTGCAGTGTGAGGCCAAGCGTAAGTTTCTGGGCACCTTGTACAAGTTCATTCAGCCATACATTACGAGCAGCCCTATCGTTCTACCAGATGTTATGAAGGATTTCTCCCTTATCATGAACATGAGGCGGTGA
- the LOC109720073 gene encoding uncharacterized protein LOC109720073, producing the protein MTSTTKLSVKLLVDTKANKVLFAEAGKDVVDFLFSLLALPVGTIIKLITKESMVGSVANIRQSLESLDSTYFLSDQAKVDLLNPKISVPSLSENGVLLLPTSASSSLMGMNKRYYRCSYNYNSSSCSNYVTHVRGAQCPSCAQRMTTELQCVEPNSSGAVQAVGTSKGENGLGVVKGVVTYTIMDDLTIRPMSTISSITLLNTCNVKDLSVLQEMTVNLGMEEGLQLLKASLQPKTVLTDVFLAKKAA; encoded by the exons ATGACCAGCACCACAAAGCTCAGTGTGAAGCTCCTAGTCGACACCAAAGCCAACAAAGTGCTTTTTGCCGAAGCCGGAAAAGACGTGGTCGACTTCTTATTCAGCCTCCTCGCGCTTCCTGTAGGGACCATTATAAAGCTCATAACAAAGGAATCCATGGTCGGAAGCGTCGCAAACATACGTCAGAGCTTAGAGAGCCTCGACAGTACCTACTTCCTCTCCGACCAAGCCAAGGTCGACCTCCTCAACCCGAAGATATCAGTCCCTTCTCTCTCAGAAAATGGCGTACTCCTCTTGCCTACTTCTGCATCGTCGTCATTGATGGGTATGAATAAAAGGTACTATCGGTGTTCCTATAATTATAACTCCTCTTCTTGCTCCAACTATGTTACGCATGTTCGCGGGGCTCAATGCCCTTCGTGCGCCCAAAGGATGACAACAGAGCTGCAATGTGTTGAGCCCAACTCGAGCGGAGCGGTACAGGCCGTGGGTACTAGTAAAGGAGAAAATGGTTTAGGAGTTGTGAAGGGGGTGGTTACGTACACCATAATGGACGATCTCACCATCAGACCCATGTCAACTATATCAAGCATCACTCTGCTTAATACCTGTAATGTCAAGGACTTGAGCGTGCTCCAGGAGATGACCGTGAATCTCGGCATGGAAGAG GGTTTGCAGCTGCTGAAGGCATCTCTGCAGCCTAAGACTGTTCTCACTGACGTTTTCCTCGCGAAGAAGGCTGCATGA
- the LOC109720072 gene encoding uncharacterized protein LOC109720072 — translation MTSTTKLSVKLLVDTKANKVLFAEAGKDVVDFLFSLLVLPVGTIIKLITKESMVGSVANIRQSLESLDSTYLLSGRAKVDLLNPKVSVPSLSENGTLLLPTCASSSSMGMNKRYYRCSCNYNSSCHNYVTDVSGTRCPGCNNNMTKQLQYVEPNSSGTVQAVDTANGLGVVKGVLTYTIMDDLTIRPMSTISSITLLNTCHVKDLSVLQEMTVKLGIEEGLRLLKASLQSKTVLTDVFLAKRGCTSERVDLEWPDY, via the exons ATGACCAGCACCACAAAGCTCAGCGTGAAGCTCCTAGTCGACACCAAAGCCAACAAAGTGCTTTTTGCCGAAGCCGGAAAAGACGTGGTCGACTTCTTATTCAGCCTCCTCGTGCTTCCGGTAGGGACCATTATAAAGCTCATAACAAAGGAATCCATGGTCGGAAGCGTCGCAAACATACGTCAAAGCTTAGAGAGCCTCGACAGTACCTACTTGCTCTCCGGCCGAGCCAAGGTCGACCTCCTCAACCCGAAGGTGTCGGTCCCTTCGCTCTCAGAAAATGGCACACTCCTCTTGCCTACTTGTGCATCGTCGTCATCGATGGGTATGAATAAAAGGTACTATCGGTGTTCCTGTAATTATAACTCCTCTTGCCACAACTATGTTACGGATGTTAGTGGGACTAGATGCCCTGGATGCAATAATAACATGACAAAACAGCTGCAATATGTTGAGCCCAACTCGAGCGGAACGGTACAGGCCGTGGATACTGCAAATGGTTTAGGAGTTGTGAAGGGGGTGCTTACGTACACCATAATGGATGATCTCACCATCAGACCCATGTCAACTATATCAAGCATCACTCTGCTTAATACCTGTCATGTCAAGGACTTGAGCGTGCTCCAGGAGATGACCGTGAAGCTCGGCATCGAAGAG GGTTTGCGGCTACTGAAGGCATCTCTGCAGTCTAAGACTGTTCTCACTGACGTTTTCCTCGCGAAGAGGGGCTGCACGAGTGAGAGGGTCGATCTAGAATGGCCTGATTATTGA